Within Carboxydocella sporoproducens DSM 16521, the genomic segment GTGATTGTCCTGGGAGCTATTTATGGTAATTTTACCGGTTTTGAAACTTATCTGGCCGGTGTGGAAGGCCAAACCATCAGTATGTTGTCCTTGCCAGACATTAAAAACTTTGATCCTGAGGAGAATTTCTCCATTCGCATTAACCGTGCCTGGGAAGAGGGGAGCACATCCACACCGGGTATGGTCAAGGACTGGTATAGTGATCTTTCTGTGATTGAAAACGGAAAAGAGGTATTTCGTAAACGGATCGAAGTTAACGATCCTTTGAAATGGAAAGGCGTTAAGTTCTATCAAAGCAGTTTCCAGGCTGGTCTGCCCGCCCTGAACTTTACCATTGAGGATGAAAAGGGGCAGAAACGGGAAGTAACGGGATTGGAAGGGGAGGTCTTGCCACTGGATAACAACCTTTACCTCAATATCCAGGGGTATGTACCGCAATTCGATCCCAATCAGCCCCAGAACCCGCAAGCTCCTAATGGTAAGCCGGCTGTCCTGTATCAAGTCTTTAAAAACAATCAGCAAATTGCCTATTCATATCAGTATATCGGCCAGGCGGCTCAGGTTGAAAATTATAAAGTGACAGCAAATGGAATCAAAACCGTTAATATGACAGGCTTATCGGTACGGCGAGATCCCGGAGTACCTATTGTTTGGGCAGGTAGTATACTGATGGTGGTGGGGATTTTCCTTTCCTTTATGTTGCAGCACCGGAAAATCTGGGTAGTGCTAAAGCAGGCTGGTAATACTATCATTGCTGAGTACGGGGCTCAGGTTGACAAAAATAAACTGGGGCTGGAGCAGGATCTGGATGAGATTCTGACAGCAGTGCAAGAAAGGGGATAAGCTGTGAGTGAGCTGTCTTTATATTATCTAACCATTGGTTTTTATCTGATTTCCTCCCTGTGTTACCTGGGATATTTATTGACTAAAAACGATACTATTGGTAAAGTGGCAACGGGTACTGCTTTTGCAGGTCTACTTTCTAATTTTGCCGGGCTGATCATGAGAACGGTAACCACCGGGCATCCACCTTTTACCAATATGTATGAGTATTCTTCTTCTTTTGCCTTTGGTGTAATGCTGATCTATCTCTTTGCTGAGTGGAAGTACGATATGCGCATCGCCGGGGCTTTCGTAGTTCCCGTAGCCTTTGTGCTGGAGATTTCCACCATGATGCTGGGTTTGCCTTTTGAAGGCAGCAAAGAATTGATGCCTGCTCTGCAAAGCAACTGGCTGCATGCCCATGTGGCTACTGCCATTATTGCCTATGGTGCCTTTGCTTTTTCCTGTGGTTTGGCCATTATGTACCTCTGGAAAGAAAAAATGGAGGCTGTGGGCAGCACCAGCTGGTTTAACCGGGAGTTGCCCAGGGCAGCTTTGCTGGATGAGCTTTCCTATCGCTTTATTGCCTTTGGTTTTCCTTTGATGTCCCTGGTCATCATCACCGGGGCAGTCTGGGCAGAGTTTGCCTGGGGTCGCTACTGGAGCTGGGACCCTAAAGAAACCTGGTCCTTGATTACCTGGTTGGTCTACTCTGCTTATTTGCATGCCCGTTTAACCTATGGCTGGAAAGGGCGCCGGGCAGCCTGGATGGCGATTATTGGCTTTTTAACTGTGCTGTTTACCTACTTCGGAGTTAATATCC encodes:
- the resB gene encoding cytochrome c biogenesis protein ResB; translation: MQEQSKPAQRSGIEEVWRFFSSMKLALFVLLILAVASVVGTLLPQDPQTRQPVYDIYHSFWYRGLLGLLSMNLLICSLERIKLIRKALGEPNTKISEAFVKNLKLAGTVRHKASLAETEKVWVEALAAKGYRVFADENEGKKILAADRGRFGVLGSFITHLSFLVIVLGAIYGNFTGFETYLAGVEGQTISMLSLPDIKNFDPEENFSIRINRAWEEGSTSTPGMVKDWYSDLSVIENGKEVFRKRIEVNDPLKWKGVKFYQSSFQAGLPALNFTIEDEKGQKREVTGLEGEVLPLDNNLYLNIQGYVPQFDPNQPQNPQAPNGKPAVLYQVFKNNQQIAYSYQYIGQAAQVENYKVTANGIKTVNMTGLSVRRDPGVPIVWAGSILMVVGIFLSFMLQHRKIWVVLKQAGNTIIAEYGAQVDKNKLGLEQDLDEILTAVQERG
- the ccsB gene encoding c-type cytochrome biogenesis protein CcsB — encoded protein: MSELSLYYLTIGFYLISSLCYLGYLLTKNDTIGKVATGTAFAGLLSNFAGLIMRTVTTGHPPFTNMYEYSSSFAFGVMLIYLFAEWKYDMRIAGAFVVPVAFVLEISTMMLGLPFEGSKELMPALQSNWLHAHVATAIIAYGAFAFSCGLAIMYLWKEKMEAVGSTSWFNRELPRAALLDELSYRFIAFGFPLMSLVIITGAVWAEFAWGRYWSWDPKETWSLITWLVYSAYLHARLTYGWKGRRAAWMAIIGFLTVLFTYFGVNILLPGLHSYSGA